The proteins below come from a single Parazoarcus communis genomic window:
- a CDS encoding amino acid ABC transporter permease has product MPDTPTLIERLAGYVPQLVTGATTTLGVSVLAIALGFALGAALLGISLRPALLGLNQRAVALYVSFFRGTPLLVQLLMLFYLPSALGIDLPPILAALLALGLNSAAFQCEILRAGLAAIPHGQIEAAKVFGLTPRQTFRQIELPQIAVAVWPALVSEAIDVLKGSAIISVIAVTDLARVGRQLVAGNYRPLEVYLVMALTYLLLALLIVGIGWAVRQHLNGRRFKLVTNSIQASPAGGQSS; this is encoded by the coding sequence ATGCCCGACACCCCCACACTGATCGAACGCCTGGCCGGCTACGTGCCACAACTCGTAACAGGCGCTACCACCACGCTCGGGGTGTCGGTGCTGGCCATTGCGCTGGGCTTCGCACTGGGCGCGGCGCTGCTGGGCATTTCGCTGCGTCCGGCCCTGCTCGGGCTGAATCAGCGCGCAGTGGCGCTCTATGTCAGCTTCTTTCGCGGCACGCCCTTGCTGGTGCAATTGCTAATGCTCTTCTACCTGCCTTCGGCACTTGGGATTGACCTGCCACCGATACTGGCAGCACTGCTTGCGCTGGGATTGAACTCCGCAGCCTTTCAGTGCGAAATCCTGCGTGCTGGTCTGGCCGCCATCCCGCATGGCCAGATCGAGGCAGCAAAGGTCTTCGGCCTCACCCCGCGTCAGACGTTCCGGCAGATCGAGTTGCCGCAGATCGCCGTCGCCGTCTGGCCTGCACTGGTTTCCGAGGCCATCGATGTGCTCAAGGGCTCGGCCATCATTTCGGTAATTGCCGTTACCGATCTCGCCCGCGTCGGCCGCCAGCTCGTTGCCGGCAACTACCGTCCGTTGGAGGTCTACCTGGTCATGGCGCTCACCTATCTCTTGTTGGCCCTGCTGATTGTTGGCATCGGATGGGCGGTCCGGCAGCATCTCAACGGCCGTCGCTTCAAACTGGTTACCAACAGCATTCAGGCTTCACCCGCAGGCGGCCAGTCGTCATGA
- a CDS encoding VOC family protein, whose amino-acid sequence MFSHVFVGANDLPASKAFYDAVLGTLGHGPGVIDPKGRCFYVNKGGVFALSTPINGEPACHGNGSTLGFAADNPAQVDAWHAAGVANGGSSCEDPPGVREGASGKLYLAYLRDPSGNKICALHRMP is encoded by the coding sequence ATGTTCAGTCACGTATTCGTTGGTGCAAACGACCTTCCAGCATCGAAGGCATTTTACGATGCCGTGCTGGGGACGCTTGGCCACGGACCCGGTGTCATTGATCCGAAGGGTCGTTGTTTTTACGTTAACAAGGGCGGCGTCTTCGCGCTGTCGACCCCGATCAACGGCGAGCCCGCCTGCCATGGCAATGGCAGCACCCTTGGCTTTGCAGCCGACAACCCGGCACAGGTCGACGCGTGGCACGCAGCGGGCGTCGCCAATGGGGGGTCGAGCTGTGAGGATCCTCCGGGCGTGCGCGAAGGCGCGTCAGGCAAGCTGTATCTTGCCTACTTGCGCGACCCGTCCGGCAACAAGATCTGCGCCCTGCACCGGATGCCCTGA
- a CDS encoding amino acid ABC transporter permease, with amino-acid sequence MIDFQLIADILPAFGEAALRTLILVLVAGSGGLVLGFGLNMLRIFGGPKVRAIVLTYTSALRFTPFLAQLFVVYYGLPSLGLTLSPFQAAGITLAAYSSAYFAEIFRGCWNTIPKGQIEAAAVMGISRFKTFRSIEMPQALAMSVPLLANQIILVLKESALASIITYPELTMTTGRIVAEQFAYIEPYLLLAASYWIMTLFIGAAGRRLSTVFPASTRSPR; translated from the coding sequence ATGATCGACTTTCAACTGATCGCTGACATCCTGCCCGCTTTCGGTGAAGCGGCCCTGCGTACATTGATCCTCGTGCTGGTTGCTGGCAGCGGAGGGCTTGTGCTCGGCTTCGGACTGAACATGCTGCGCATCTTCGGCGGCCCCAAGGTCCGCGCCATTGTGCTCACCTATACGAGTGCGCTGCGCTTCACGCCCTTTCTGGCTCAACTGTTCGTTGTCTACTACGGATTGCCAAGCCTTGGTCTCACGCTTTCGCCTTTCCAGGCCGCTGGCATCACCCTGGCGGCATACAGCTCGGCCTACTTTGCCGAAATTTTTCGTGGCTGCTGGAACACCATTCCGAAAGGGCAGATTGAGGCCGCAGCCGTGATGGGAATCAGCCGCTTCAAGACATTTCGTTCCATTGAGATGCCTCAGGCACTGGCCATGAGCGTGCCCTTGCTGGCCAACCAGATCATCCTCGTTCTGAAAGAATCCGCGCTGGCCTCGATCATTACCTACCCGGAACTGACCATGACGACGGGTCGCATCGTTGCCGAGCAGTTCGCCTACATTGAGCCCTACCTTTTGCTGGCCGCCAGCTACTGGATCATGACCCTGTTCATTGGCGCTGCAGGCCGCCGCCTTTCCACTGTTTTCCCCGCTAGCACCAGGAGCCCCCGATGA
- a CDS encoding chaperone modulator CbpM, whose translation MSTTHIQITSIRIVEEELELTLAELCQACNAPQASVVAWVNEGILEPSGEAPEDWRFTGASLRRARKARWLAHDMEVNAPGVGIVLDLLDEIADLQARLQRTGLD comes from the coding sequence ATGAGCACAACACATATCCAGATCACCTCGATACGCATCGTCGAGGAAGAGCTTGAGCTGACACTGGCGGAGCTGTGTCAGGCTTGCAATGCGCCCCAGGCGTCGGTGGTCGCCTGGGTGAACGAAGGTATCCTTGAGCCGAGTGGTGAAGCACCCGAGGACTGGCGCTTTACCGGCGCGTCACTGCGGCGTGCCCGCAAGGCCCGCTGGCTCGCCCATGACATGGAAGTGAATGCGCCGGGGGTCGGCATTGTGCTTGATCTGCTTGACGAGATCGCCGACCTGCAGGCCCGCCTGCAACGGACCGGGCTCGACTGA
- the speB gene encoding agmatinase: protein MSDNSYDQGRLNLPFVGHCTFAKSRPCTDWDHIDADVAVLGAPNDMGTQWRPGARFGPRSIREASTLFSFGHAGAYDHEDDTMYLTEDQVRMVDVGDADIVHTDQAKSNANIEYAVRKLLEKGAMPVVLGGDHSIHAPVIKAFEGRGPIHILHVDAHLDFVDERHGVRYGHGNPLRRASEQNHVSGMTQIGIRNVSSSNRSDYQAARDAGSTILSVRQVRQLGTAGVLAQIPEGVSYYLTIDIDGFDPSIAPGTGTPSHGGFLYYEVLEIIQALARRSGGQIVGMDLVEVAPAYDPTGTTSILAAQLLLNSIGFIFHARKQAAA, encoded by the coding sequence ATGTCCGATAACAGCTACGACCAAGGTCGACTCAACCTGCCCTTCGTGGGCCACTGCACCTTCGCCAAGTCACGCCCCTGCACCGACTGGGATCACATTGATGCCGACGTTGCAGTACTGGGTGCGCCGAACGACATGGGCACGCAATGGCGCCCGGGTGCGCGCTTCGGCCCCCGGAGCATCCGCGAAGCGTCGACGCTGTTCTCGTTCGGGCACGCCGGTGCCTACGACCACGAGGACGACACGATGTATCTCACCGAAGACCAGGTACGGATGGTTGACGTGGGTGACGCCGACATCGTCCATACGGATCAGGCCAAGAGCAACGCCAACATCGAGTATGCGGTGCGCAAGCTCCTGGAAAAGGGCGCCATGCCCGTCGTGCTCGGCGGCGACCACTCCATCCACGCACCAGTGATCAAGGCTTTCGAGGGACGCGGTCCGATCCACATCCTGCACGTAGACGCCCACCTCGACTTCGTCGATGAACGGCACGGTGTGCGCTACGGCCATGGCAACCCGCTGCGTCGCGCATCCGAGCAGAATCATGTCAGCGGCATGACCCAGATTGGCATCCGCAATGTTTCCTCGTCCAACCGCAGTGATTATCAGGCGGCCCGGGACGCGGGCTCGACCATTCTATCGGTGCGCCAAGTACGCCAGCTCGGTACTGCCGGTGTGCTGGCACAGATTCCCGAGGGGGTGTCCTACTACCTGACCATCGATATCGACGGCTTCGACCCGTCCATCGCACCGGGTACCGGCACACCGAGCCACGGAGGCTTTCTCTACTACGAGGTGCTGGAAATCATCCAGGCCCTGGCCCGTCGCAGTGGTGGGCAGATCGTCGGCATGGACCTCGTCGAAGTGGCGCCGGCCTACGACCCCACGGGCACCACCTCCATCCTTGCAGCCCAACTCTTGCTCAACAGCATCGGCTTCATCTTTCACGCCCGGAAGCAGGCCGCGGCCTGA
- a CDS encoding LysE family translocator: MHLHTWLIYLVAVTGLSLTPGPNSLLALTHGALHGHRKTLFTVYGGALGFVSLIALSMLGIGALLQTSAHALIALKWVGGAYLIWLGFQLWRAPPLQLHPDARMVDTRRTTLFRQGLLAAISNPKVLLFYGAFLPQFIDPHADLLLQFVIMAATFAVVECAVEYLLARLAHRIRPILERTGRKFNRVCGGMFAVMGAALPMTR; encoded by the coding sequence GTGCACTTACACACATGGTTGATCTATCTGGTAGCGGTCACCGGCTTGTCGCTCACGCCGGGCCCGAACAGTCTGCTCGCGCTCACCCATGGCGCCCTGCACGGTCATCGCAAGACCCTGTTCACCGTATACGGCGGCGCGCTCGGCTTCGTCAGTCTGATCGCACTGTCGATGCTGGGAATCGGCGCATTGCTGCAGACGTCTGCACATGCACTGATTGCGCTGAAGTGGGTCGGTGGCGCCTATCTGATCTGGCTCGGCTTCCAGCTGTGGCGCGCACCACCACTGCAACTGCACCCGGACGCGCGCATGGTCGATACGCGGCGGACGACGCTGTTCCGCCAGGGCCTGTTGGCGGCGATCTCCAACCCCAAGGTGCTGCTGTTCTACGGGGCCTTCCTGCCCCAGTTCATCGACCCCCATGCCGATCTGCTGCTGCAGTTCGTCATCATGGCGGCGACCTTTGCCGTCGTGGAATGCGCGGTCGAGTATCTGCTCGCACGGCTTGCCCATCGCATTCGCCCGATCCTCGAACGCACCGGGCGCAAGTTCAACCGCGTCTGCGGAGGCATGTTCGCAGTGATGGGGGCGGCGCTCCCGATGACGCGCTGA
- a CDS encoding DnaJ C-terminal domain-containing protein: MKFKDYYEVFGIPRTATQDEVKRTYRKLARKYHPDVNKDADAETRFKEIGEAYAVLKDPEKRAAYDQVGKQWKGGEDFQPPPDWDAGFEFRGDGADMHGDASDFFEALFGRHARAAQGGRGHARGQDHHAKVLIDLEDAYRGAKRSIALRMPAVDAQGRVVLQERQLDITIPKGIRAGQHLRLAGQGEPGMGAGPAGDLFLEVGFNPDPRYRVDGRDVFAGLPLKPWEAALGCSLSLPTPEGPVQLTIPARTAAGRQLRMKGKGIPGNPAGDFYFVVSIVAPPADSEAQKAAYRALAEAFDFDPRAATKG, encoded by the coding sequence ATGAAATTCAAGGACTACTACGAAGTCTTCGGCATTCCGCGCACCGCTACTCAGGACGAGGTCAAGCGCACTTACCGCAAGCTGGCGCGCAAATATCATCCCGACGTGAACAAGGATGCGGATGCAGAGACCCGGTTCAAGGAGATCGGCGAAGCCTATGCCGTGCTCAAGGACCCGGAAAAGCGTGCCGCATACGATCAGGTCGGCAAGCAGTGGAAAGGCGGTGAGGACTTCCAGCCGCCGCCGGACTGGGATGCCGGGTTCGAATTCCGCGGCGACGGTGCCGACATGCACGGCGATGCGAGCGACTTTTTCGAGGCCCTGTTTGGCCGCCACGCGCGCGCAGCACAGGGTGGGCGGGGGCATGCCCGCGGGCAGGATCATCACGCCAAGGTGTTGATCGATCTCGAAGACGCCTATCGCGGCGCCAAGCGGAGCATCGCCCTGCGCATGCCCGCAGTCGACGCACAAGGCCGTGTCGTGCTGCAGGAACGTCAGCTCGACATCACCATTCCGAAAGGCATCCGTGCAGGCCAGCATCTGCGCCTGGCCGGCCAGGGCGAGCCGGGCATGGGGGCGGGGCCGGCCGGTGACCTGTTTCTGGAAGTCGGCTTCAATCCCGATCCGCGCTACCGCGTGGATGGACGCGACGTGTTCGCAGGCCTGCCGCTAAAACCGTGGGAGGCCGCGCTTGGCTGCTCGCTGAGTCTGCCCACGCCCGAAGGCCCGGTTCAGCTCACGATTCCCGCGCGCACGGCGGCGGGCCGGCAGCTGCGCATGAAGGGGAAGGGCATCCCCGGCAATCCTGCGGGCGATTTCTACTTTGTCGTGTCGATTGTGGCGCCGCCTGCCGACAGCGAGGCCCAGAAGGCAGCCTACCGGGCCCTTGCCGAGGCATTCGACTTTGATCCCCGTGCGGCCACGAAAGGATGA
- a CDS encoding ZIP family metal transporter — MARIPGQYYPVLAQGHERTAPRDAPKPCVVRRHQLDEITRIIVYTVCAGACIPLGGVLAKYERLRPSWLENEFRHSVIAFGGGILAAAVALVLIPEGTEYLDHSLSSTFFFLFGGIVFFALERFLGLQRREKPQFTAMLLDYIPESLALGGALAAGSRAAPLLALFIGLQNIPEGFNAYRELKAAKQPDASRILLLMLMLVPIGPVIGILGWVYLGDRLALLGASMLFASGGILYLIFQDIAPQSHMRRHWAPPLGAVLGFSVGMLGNNLAGMY, encoded by the coding sequence GTGGCCCGCATCCCGGGACAGTATTACCCGGTGCTGGCGCAAGGGCATGAGCGCACTGCTCCCCGAGACGCGCCGAAGCCCTGTGTTGTGAGGCGACACCAATTGGATGAAATCACAAGAATCATCGTTTACACGGTTTGTGCAGGGGCCTGCATTCCCCTGGGCGGCGTGCTGGCGAAGTACGAGCGCCTGCGGCCGTCGTGGCTGGAGAACGAGTTCCGGCACTCCGTGATTGCCTTCGGCGGCGGCATTCTGGCGGCAGCGGTCGCCCTGGTGTTGATTCCCGAAGGCACCGAATACCTCGACCACTCGCTATCGAGCACCTTTTTCTTTCTGTTCGGCGGCATTGTGTTCTTTGCACTGGAGCGATTCCTCGGGCTGCAACGCCGCGAGAAACCGCAGTTCACCGCGATGCTGCTGGACTATATTCCGGAATCCCTGGCGCTGGGCGGCGCGTTGGCCGCAGGATCGCGGGCGGCTCCGCTGCTGGCCCTGTTCATCGGCCTGCAGAACATTCCGGAGGGCTTCAATGCCTACCGTGAGTTGAAGGCCGCAAAACAGCCGGATGCGTCGCGCATCCTCCTTCTGATGCTGATGCTCGTTCCCATCGGGCCGGTGATCGGCATTCTGGGCTGGGTGTATCTGGGGGACAGGCTTGCACTCCTCGGCGCAAGCATGCTGTTCGCGTCCGGCGGAATCCTGTATCTGATCTTTCAGGACATCGCGCCGCAGTCACACATGCGCCGTCACTGGGCGCCACCGCTGGGCGCCGTGCTGGGCTTCAGCGTGGGCATGCTGGGTAACAACTTGGCGGGCATGTACTAG
- a CDS encoding YdhR family protein — MITVIVEFKLPAPLTEAEAKEIFLSTAPKYRVMQGLIRKYYFLSEDGSTGGGIYLWNTREDADRVYTEEWKAFIRGKYSSEPSLTYLACPVVVDNLSNEIISNS; from the coding sequence ATGATCACGGTAATTGTCGAATTCAAACTCCCGGCGCCCCTCACCGAGGCCGAGGCCAAAGAGATTTTTCTGAGCACTGCACCGAAGTACCGCGTCATGCAGGGCCTGATCCGGAAGTACTACTTCCTCTCCGAAGACGGATCGACGGGGGGAGGCATCTACCTGTGGAACACCCGTGAAGATGCAGACCGGGTGTACACGGAGGAGTGGAAGGCATTCATCCGCGGGAAGTACAGCAGCGAACCCAGCCTGACCTATCTCGCGTGCCCTGTTGTCGTCGACAACCTCTCCAACGAGATCATCTCGAATAGCTGA
- a CDS encoding class I SAM-dependent methyltransferase — MNRDSYNAIASSWDAARVGFYGRERDYVDTLLCGLPAGAKVLDLGCGTGRPIAEYILAAGHALTGIDQSEALLTLARERFPQATWIHARIESFSTEERFHAIVCWDALFHIDRSIHESLLTRFAAMLLPGGRMMLTCGGSEHPAFTDTMFGQPFHYDSHPPEIVLEMLTGLGFESLVSEFMNLPTSGRDKGRYAVVVRKALQCPGFNAAGQTPT; from the coding sequence ATGAACCGGGATAGCTATAACGCGATCGCCTCGTCCTGGGACGCCGCCCGCGTGGGTTTCTACGGGCGCGAACGCGACTACGTGGATACGCTGCTCTGTGGTCTGCCTGCTGGCGCAAAGGTGCTCGACCTGGGCTGCGGAACCGGCAGACCGATTGCGGAATACATTCTTGCCGCAGGCCACGCACTCACCGGCATCGATCAGTCCGAAGCGCTTCTGACGCTCGCCCGCGAACGCTTTCCGCAGGCCACATGGATCCACGCCCGGATCGAATCCTTCAGCACCGAAGAACGCTTCCACGCGATCGTGTGCTGGGACGCGCTGTTTCATATCGACCGCAGCATCCACGAATCGCTGCTGACGCGCTTTGCCGCCATGCTCTTGCCTGGCGGACGAATGATGCTCACCTGCGGCGGCTCCGAACACCCCGCGTTCACCGACACCATGTTCGGCCAGCCCTTCCATTACGACTCGCACCCGCCGGAGATCGTGCTCGAAATGCTCACCGGGCTCGGCTTCGAAAGCCTTGTCTCGGAGTTCATGAATCTGCCCACATCGGGCCGGGACAAGGGGCGCTACGCAGTCGTCGTGCGCAAGGCTCTGCAATGCCCAGGCTTCAACGCTGCTGGCCAAACCCCCACCTAG
- a CDS encoding amino acid ABC transporter ATP-binding protein: MNTPLPMIAMRQVGKSFGAHRVLRGINLEVHRGEVLVLIGPSGSGKTTALRCMNFLEEHDEGEVLIRGTQLGIRQLPDGRRLRDSEREIAAARAPLAMVFQQFNLWPHMTALGNVMAPLVLARGLSEARARQQAMAALDRVGMSAKADLRPSALSGGQQQRVGIARALAGQPEVMLLDEPTSALDPELVDEVLEVIQSLSREGMTMVMVTHEMSFAAQVASRIAFMEKGELVAVGTADEIIRRPTHPRIQTFLAPWVKRSLPIERHVTTDMA, from the coding sequence ATGAACACTCCGCTACCCATGATCGCCATGCGACAGGTCGGCAAGTCCTTTGGCGCCCACCGCGTCCTGCGCGGGATCAACCTGGAGGTGCACCGGGGTGAAGTACTGGTTCTGATCGGTCCGTCCGGTTCCGGCAAGACGACGGCCCTCCGGTGCATGAACTTTCTTGAAGAACACGACGAAGGTGAAGTCCTGATCCGGGGCACTCAACTGGGCATACGCCAGTTACCCGACGGCCGGAGACTGCGTGACAGCGAACGCGAAATCGCTGCGGCACGCGCCCCGCTGGCCATGGTCTTCCAGCAATTCAACCTGTGGCCGCACATGACCGCGCTGGGTAATGTGATGGCGCCGCTCGTTCTGGCACGGGGCCTGAGCGAAGCGCGCGCGCGTCAGCAGGCCATGGCCGCACTCGACAGGGTCGGCATGTCCGCCAAGGCCGATCTGCGTCCGAGTGCCCTGAGTGGCGGGCAACAGCAACGCGTCGGTATCGCGCGGGCGCTGGCTGGTCAGCCCGAGGTGATGCTGCTCGACGAGCCCACCTCCGCTCTGGACCCCGAGCTGGTGGATGAGGTGCTTGAGGTCATCCAGTCGCTATCGCGCGAAGGCATGACCATGGTGATGGTCACGCACGAAATGAGTTTTGCCGCACAGGTTGCCAGCCGCATCGCATTCATGGAAAAGGGTGAACTGGTGGCAGTCGGCACCGCCGACGAAATCATCCGCCGCCCCACACACCCACGGATCCAGACCTTCCTGGCCCCCTGGGTCAAACGCAGCCTGCCCATCGAGCGCCACGTTACAACTGACATGGCCTGA
- a CDS encoding transporter substrate-binding domain-containing protein — MKNPRRNFVRLSLAACVLMGSGFMSMHAHAAGLLDAVKGKKEIVVGTEAQFAPFEYVQDGKIVGYGPDLMKIIMTDLPDVKVKQLDLPFQGILPGLATKRFDFVITSVTMTKERADKFAFTLPIADATVSLVKRKADTSLNKAEDISGKVVGSQTGSAQLKALQAYDAKIKAAGQPGAKEIREYTGFDEAYADLAAGRLDAVAQSLSNLSTLVKTRGDLYTVMPQPIGPKTYFGWVGRKDADSASLVKFFNEGIAKAARSGQLNELQMKWFGFTMDTPVDAVPAPLM; from the coding sequence ATGAAAAACCCACGTCGCAACTTTGTCCGCCTTTCGCTTGCTGCCTGTGTTCTGATGGGCAGCGGATTTATGTCAATGCACGCCCATGCTGCCGGACTGCTCGATGCAGTGAAAGGCAAGAAAGAGATCGTCGTCGGCACAGAAGCGCAGTTCGCACCCTTCGAATATGTGCAGGATGGCAAGATCGTTGGTTATGGTCCTGACCTCATGAAAATCATCATGACGGATCTGCCTGACGTAAAGGTCAAGCAACTCGACCTTCCATTTCAGGGCATCCTGCCCGGCCTGGCCACCAAGCGCTTTGATTTCGTCATCACTTCGGTGACGATGACCAAGGAACGCGCTGACAAGTTCGCCTTCACGCTGCCCATTGCCGACGCCACGGTGTCTCTGGTCAAGCGCAAGGCCGATACCAGTCTCAACAAGGCAGAGGACATCAGCGGCAAGGTCGTCGGCTCCCAGACCGGTTCGGCCCAGCTCAAGGCACTGCAGGCGTACGACGCAAAAATCAAGGCAGCAGGCCAGCCTGGCGCGAAGGAGATCCGGGAATACACCGGCTTCGACGAGGCCTACGCCGACCTCGCCGCCGGTCGCCTCGACGCCGTGGCCCAAAGCCTGTCCAATCTCTCCACACTGGTCAAGACACGCGGCGATCTCTACACCGTGATGCCGCAACCCATCGGCCCCAAGACCTACTTCGGCTGGGTCGGCCGCAAGGATGCAGACAGCGCGTCGCTGGTGAAATTCTTCAACGAAGGTATCGCAAAGGCGGCACGGTCGGGCCAGCTCAACGAACTGCAGATGAAGTGGTTCGGCTTCACGATGGACACGCCGGTGGATGCCGTTCCTGCGCCTTTGATGTGA
- a CDS encoding ankyrin repeat domain-containing protein: MNRLWALLSASLLMLALGGCQTTGNVSTGYDPGASKNSGLVLFSVSHDKNTEHFLPRGADLQFSVTFTSVDGTVKIPPALSNDTLALFPTTVFEAVWGNVYVREFPAGRYELSGWSLRRDIGTNARHINPQLPPPPIPFEVKPGSITYIGNVHAALVAVPSLRGFDINAGVEPQIRNEAERDMKAILKDYPQLAGKVLVAPLPSGPWKPTAPARPTEAGTRIMQTCMKYEEPLAVERIGQGEIRTRDDATAHARKVCEALVQLCANAPGGDRCRSALTPFGLATEAGSGPSAAALLNAATKGATATVRSLLADGVDPDVRNAVGWTPLMLAAAERHADTVAVLLDAGADPDAQNTLGRTALMFASIYGQDAIVKMLLDRNAKLNIVPNDNSGWTALMAAAARGHLSTVSLLLERGADPGFKSKDGQSALDLARQYRHSKVVQKLLDHPARKD, encoded by the coding sequence ATGAACCGGCTCTGGGCGCTACTCTCCGCAAGCCTGCTCATGCTCGCACTGGGGGGCTGCCAGACCACGGGCAACGTATCCACCGGATATGACCCCGGCGCCAGCAAGAACAGCGGACTGGTGCTGTTCAGCGTTTCGCACGACAAGAACACGGAACACTTTCTGCCGCGTGGGGCGGATCTGCAGTTCTCGGTGACATTCACCAGCGTGGATGGCACGGTCAAGATTCCGCCTGCGCTTTCGAACGATACCCTCGCACTGTTCCCGACCACCGTTTTCGAGGCGGTCTGGGGGAACGTCTATGTGCGCGAGTTTCCGGCAGGTCGCTATGAATTGTCGGGCTGGAGTCTCAGGCGGGACATTGGCACCAACGCCCGCCACATCAATCCGCAACTGCCACCGCCGCCGATTCCGTTTGAGGTGAAGCCCGGATCCATCACCTACATCGGTAACGTGCACGCAGCACTGGTTGCGGTTCCAAGCCTGCGCGGCTTCGACATCAACGCCGGCGTCGAACCGCAGATCAGGAACGAGGCCGAGCGGGACATGAAGGCGATTCTGAAGGACTACCCGCAACTCGCGGGCAAGGTCCTTGTCGCGCCGCTCCCGAGCGGGCCGTGGAAGCCCACGGCGCCGGCCAGACCCACCGAGGCTGGCACCCGGATCATGCAGACCTGCATGAAGTACGAAGAACCGCTTGCCGTCGAGCGCATTGGTCAGGGTGAGATACGGACCCGCGACGATGCCACGGCTCACGCCCGAAAGGTGTGCGAGGCGCTTGTTCAACTCTGTGCGAATGCCCCGGGCGGCGATCGCTGCCGGAGTGCGCTAACGCCCTTCGGCCTTGCCACCGAAGCGGGGTCGGGTCCATCTGCCGCTGCGCTTCTGAATGCCGCGACAAAGGGCGCGACGGCCACCGTAAGGAGCCTGCTGGCGGACGGTGTTGATCCGGATGTCCGCAACGCGGTGGGCTGGACGCCTTTGATGCTTGCTGCGGCTGAAAGGCACGCCGATACGGTGGCCGTATTGCTGGATGCCGGTGCTGATCCGGATGCGCAGAACACGCTGGGCCGAACTGCGCTGATGTTCGCCTCGATCTACGGCCAGGACGCCATCGTGAAAATGCTGCTCGACCGCAATGCAAAGCTGAACATCGTGCCCAATGACAACAGCGGCTGGACTGCGCTGATGGCGGCTGCAGCACGCGGTCACCTCAGTACGGTGAGCTTGCTGCTGGAGCGTGGCGCAGACCCCGGCTTCAAGTCGAAGGATGGACAAAGCGCCCTCGATCTGGCCAGACAGTACCGGCATTCGAAAGTGGTCCAGAAGCTCCTGGATCACCCCGCTCGGAAGGACTGA